A stretch of the Planktothricoides raciborskii GIHE-MW2 genome encodes the following:
- the ltrA gene encoding group II intron reverse transcriptase/maturase has product MSQPNATNGLKKPLEDWSQINWQKANKLVRNLRQRIFLARKLGNFRKLRNLQKLMLKSHANLLLSVRKITQTNKGKATAGIDKKIINTPEQRVKLVNNWKGGTQSPTKRVMIPKSNGKLRPLGIPTMRDRIEQAIVMNALEPEWEPVFEPNSYGFRPGRSCQDAIEQSFIRLCKGRDTWVFEADIKGFFDNIAHESILKQLGNFPKRDLIQRWLKAGYVLKGEFNPTKTGTPQGGVISPLLANIGLHGLEQLVKTTNSKLGIVRYADDFIVTARDKESLEKAQTRIQQWLSEIGLELSTEKTVITSIEDGFDFLGFNHRHYNGKLLIKPSKKKVLAFCKRIGKEIKAMNGCEQEVVIKKLNPILRGFANYYKGVVSKVTFSYISSRVWYYLWSWAKRRHPNKNTKWIRKRYFKTIKGNKWTFACTSTDKRRGKEVETILYPIAYTPIERHVKVKGEASPDDPSLKEYWEKRHHKYGKSYWEKNSRNYNIAQNQNWKCPICGEPLFNGEEIETHHIVPVAEGGQNDIENLVHLHQACHKQVHSKSKSNRLK; this is encoded by the coding sequence ATGTCGCAACCAAATGCAACAAACGGACTAAAGAAACCACTGGAAGACTGGAGCCAAATTAATTGGCAAAAAGCCAACAAGCTGGTTAGGAACTTACGTCAAAGAATCTTTCTCGCGAGAAAACTTGGTAACTTTCGTAAGTTGAGAAACCTACAAAAGTTGATGTTAAAAAGCCACGCAAACTTACTATTGTCAGTGCGAAAAATCACCCAAACCAATAAAGGAAAAGCAACGGCAGGAATTGACAAGAAAATAATCAATACCCCAGAGCAAAGGGTGAAACTGGTAAACAACTGGAAGGGCGGAACTCAAAGCCCAACTAAACGGGTAATGATACCAAAGTCAAACGGAAAGTTGCGACCGCTAGGAATCCCAACAATGCGTGACAGAATCGAACAGGCAATAGTAATGAACGCACTAGAACCCGAATGGGAACCCGTGTTTGAGCCAAACTCCTACGGATTCAGACCCGGAAGAAGCTGTCAAGATGCCATCGAACAAAGTTTTATTAGACTCTGTAAAGGCAGAGACACTTGGGTTTTTGAAGCTGACATCAAAGGATTCTTCGATAATATTGCCCATGAATCCATCTTGAAACAATTAGGAAACTTCCCTAAAAGGGATTTAATCCAAAGATGGTTAAAAGCTGGCTATGTTCTCAAAGGGGAATTCAACCCCACAAAGACGGGAACACCGCAAGGCGGGGTAATCTCACCCCTACTAGCCAACATTGGACTGCATGGTTTGGAACAACTCGTTAAAACCACCAATTCAAAATTAGGCATCGTGCGGTATGCAGACGACTTTATAGTTACTGCTAGAGACAAGGAAAGTCTTGAAAAAGCCCAGACCAGAATCCAGCAATGGTTATCAGAAATAGGACTTGAATTAAGCACGGAGAAAACGGTTATTACATCAATAGAAGACGGCTTTGACTTTCTCGGTTTCAACCATCGCCACTATAACGGCAAACTGCTTATCAAGCCATCCAAAAAGAAGGTTTTAGCCTTCTGTAAAAGGATAGGCAAGGAAATAAAGGCAATGAATGGTTGTGAACAAGAAGTAGTCATTAAAAAGCTAAATCCGATTCTCCGAGGTTTTGCTAACTACTACAAGGGGGTAGTGAGCAAAGTAACCTTCAGCTACATCTCATCAAGAGTGTGGTACTACCTTTGGAGTTGGGCGAAGCGTCGGCATCCCAACAAAAACACAAAATGGATTCGGAAACGTTACTTTAAGACCATAAAAGGCAATAAGTGGACGTTCGCCTGTACAAGTACAGACAAACGGCGAGGGAAAGAGGTTGAAACAATTCTCTACCCAATAGCTTACACTCCAATCGAGCGCCATGTAAAGGTCAAAGGGGAAGCGTCACCGGACGATCCGAGCCTCAAGGAATACTGGGAAAAACGTCACCATAAATATGGTAAGAGCTACTGGGAGAAAAACTCCCGGAATTATAACATCGCTCAAAACCAAAACTGGAAATGCCCTATCTGTGGCGAACCTTTATTCAACGGTGAGGAAATTGAAACCCATCATATAGTACCTGTTGCAGAAGGCGGACAAAACGACATTGAAAACCTTGTGCATTTACACCAAGCGTGTCATAAGCAGGTACACAGCAAATCCAAGTCCAATCGCTTGAAATAA
- a CDS encoding DUF4359 domain-containing protein: MKGLKIVASIGAVGGVGLGVAMAIANPSPEAYNNYAAQQMTQYLNNVACEKVPTGKKPCLSLVQSAQPQISQLISQNTERRNFLLFSIYKTTFNLPLLPTYQFETLGALQNFYIYKQEKL; this comes from the coding sequence ATGAAAGGGTTAAAGATAGTCGCATCCATCGGCGCCGTGGGGGGCGTGGGACTTGGGGTAGCAATGGCGATCGCCAATCCCAGTCCAGAAGCTTACAACAACTATGCGGCCCAGCAAATGACCCAGTATCTCAACAATGTCGCCTGTGAGAAAGTGCCAACGGGCAAAAAGCCATGTCTCTCACTGGTGCAGTCAGCGCAGCCGCAAATTTCCCAACTCATTAGTCAGAATACCGAACGCCGTAACTTTCTCTTGTTCAGTATTTACAAGACAACGTTTAATCTGCCCTTACTCCCAACCTACCAATTTGAAACCCTGGGAGCCCTGCAAAACTTTTATATTTATAAGCAAGAAAAATTATAA
- a CDS encoding NblA/ycf18 family protein, with amino-acid sequence MNTTSGLSLEQQFQLKVYEKQIKGLTREQAQEYLLEVLRQSMVKDNLFKDLLKQHV; translated from the coding sequence ATGAATACAACTTCAGGTCTGAGCTTGGAACAACAATTTCAGTTAAAGGTGTACGAAAAGCAAATCAAAGGGTTAACCAGAGAGCAAGCGCAAGAGTATCTATTAGAAGTGTTGCGTCAGAGCATGGTCAAAGATAACTTGTTCAAAGACCTCCTGAAGCAGCACGTTTAA
- a CDS encoding phycobiliprotein lyase — protein sequence MDAIEFFQKSAGKWRSQRTTHHLAFRRAEMGDSEITVEALAGDDPKVQEICKLHEVDPREASGGAFVSWQGSMAWDREGENHSGETVFAIVPDPHHPNTGRMLRERGYAEIVPVAGQYHIDEEGGLVLITEYETMSVIERFWFANPNLRMRTSTVTRFGGFSTASFCSESRISTESADVNNSQAESVNANKESSQELLGTAKFSSVLGW from the coding sequence ATGGACGCGATAGAATTTTTTCAAAAAAGTGCAGGAAAATGGCGATCGCAGCGCACTACCCACCATTTGGCATTTAGACGCGCTGAGATGGGCGACTCGGAAATTACCGTGGAAGCATTAGCGGGGGACGATCCAAAAGTACAGGAAATTTGTAAACTCCATGAAGTGGATCCCAGGGAAGCCAGTGGCGGGGCTTTTGTCTCTTGGCAGGGTTCGATGGCTTGGGACAGGGAAGGAGAAAATCATTCTGGGGAAACCGTATTTGCGATCGTTCCCGATCCGCATCATCCCAACACTGGGCGAATGTTAAGAGAACGGGGCTATGCGGAAATTGTCCCAGTGGCGGGACAATATCATATAGACGAAGAAGGTGGACTGGTACTGATTACTGAGTATGAAACCATGAGTGTGATTGAACGCTTCTGGTTTGCCAATCCCAATTTACGGATGCGGACTAGCACGGTGACTCGCTTTGGGGGGTTTAGTACCGCCTCTTTTTGTAGCGAAAGTCGGATTTCCACAGAATCAGCGGATGTCAATAATTCTCAAGCGGAATCAGTAAACGCCAACAAAGAATCCAGCCAAGAATTATTAGGAACCGCCAAATTTTCTTCGGTTTTGGGGTGGTAA